TAAAACACAAAAGAACtgtcaaaaaaatcatttttcaaCGGTTCAACTTCCATGACACTATTTATGTTGAAAATGACAaaaattgactaaaatttaaaagttaagCTAAACTACAAATAGCTATGAATTTCTACGAAGTGAAActcaaaattgaaaattaaaccCAATACCTTAGTTAATTAAGAACAGAAGTACTAAATAAATCAATGGTACAAGGTAGCTCATAGCTGGGCTAATTCATCATAATATGCTGCTGCTTCTCTCGCCTGCCAGCTGGAGTTGATGGTGAGAATCATACCGTACTGATTTGGGTAGCAGTAATATGTTTCTCACTGTTTTGCAAAGCTTGCATCAGTTGATTTTTATGTTATAAGACTTCCTAATTCAATGACCATCAAATTCTTGTTTTGATGCTCTACCAAAATGTTCACAAAGTTCCCCATAGTGTGGCCTTATTGGTATTAGAATCAAAATTAGAAGAACAGAAAGTATCCATTGCAGTTTATTAACATTATGATTTTATTCCGTAATAGTTCTATAATCTAAGAATTGTAGTCTACAGGTAAAAAGGAATGTGCTTACTAAACATGCTAGACCTATCTAAATCGAACAAATTCTTATAAGAAATTATAACTATCTTTTGTGAGATATTCCTTTACATGGCTAACTATAGTTCCACACCAGATCACGTACATATGTGACGATTGACATACACAGTCTGGCTATCTTGGAACACAATACCAAATCTGAAATCCAAGTTTGCAATTCTTTTGTTAACAATTTGCTTTATTTGAGGATATATTTGTTGTGCAGTCAAGGTACACTTTACTGTGAACTTCTCTATGATTATTTCTCTTTCTTTGCATGTTTAATCTCATTGTTTAGCATTCAATATTTATTCTATTGATCACAATAATAAGGGAAAGCCACTCGACTTGACAACTCTCTAAAAGATTCATAACACAAGCCTACCCTTGTTttcattatttaattttgtgtgACGAGAAACTTTGGATGTACAAACAGGATTCCCATTATTGTAAAAGTAAAAACGAAAACTAAGCCTTGATGTAGTTTTAATTTGATATGTAATCCCTTAACCAGAACTTCGTAATCTAATGTTACTCACGCTGGCTACAAGGCAATAAAACATATTGGACGTGCGATTAATATCAAACATATATATGAAGAGATCTGATTAACTACCGGAAGATCAACAAATATAAGTTCACTGATCATGTATCATAACTGGGAAGAATAACTGGACGTACATAGATAATGGATTAGAATATCGGATTAAATGCATGCTATGAAATTCTTTAATTGGACAAACAAGtgaatattatgatattatgaAGTAACAAAATCATTagtccaattttttttaatcctaatATACCCCCGTCATTAAAAATCATACGACCAAGCACTCTGTAGAAATTCCCTGATTTTGATTAACGTGACAACTGGACTAGGTGTGTGTAGTTACAAGTTTAACCCAAATCATCAAATAAAGTAATTATATGTTTGATCCaaataattagataaaataGAAGTGCATCACAGTTAGCCAGTTAGTCCACCGTCTCCCCGATTCTGTTTAATCACGAATATCCCCTTTAATTTTGCAGTTTATATAAGCCTATATGTTGATAAATGATATGATAGCACAAGGATTGCTAATGCAATCATGAAGAGTATAGAGTAAACATAATATAGTATGCAATACTGCTGTCATGTAATTCTTAAAGTTGTGCTACAGGCTGCTCATTGGCAAGTTGTATCAGAgtcttttaatttaaaatttgtgtaAAGAGGATTTCTCCATTTTTACCTAGTCTGGATGATTGCTTTTAACTTCGAAGAGCATGCCAGACATACTACTATGGCACTACCAAGTAACAATTTAGATAACACATATAGAGGGGAATCATATGCAATTGTTGactttaacaaaattataattcaaacgAGATAACAAAGTCAATATAAGACAATCAATACAgtacaaaattgtatattttagttcataaaatttaacaggAGTAACAATATTACCATACCGACACAAATGTAACATTATAAGCCCTCCTTCCGGATCATTGCTTGACATTTTCCAGGTACCATTTATAAGTATCAACAAGGCCATCATGAAGTGAAACCTTGGGCACCCAGCCCAACTGAGCAAGCTTCGAGCTATCCATAAGCTTCCTTGGGGTTCCGTCCGGCTTAGAACTATCCCATACAAGATCGCCTTTAAATCCAACAACATCCTTCACCAACTCAGCAAGCTCCTTAATCGTCACCTCCTTCCCACTCCCCACATTCACATGCTCCAATCCACTATACTTATCCAACAGAAACACAACTGCATCAGCcaaatcatcaacatgcaaAAACTCCCGTAATGGAGAGCCAGTTCCCCACACCACCACCTCCTTATCCCCCCTAACCTTAGCCTCATGAAACCGCCTCATCAACGCAGGCAAAACATGAGAATTCTCCGGATGAAAATTATCATTTGGACCATACAAATTAGTGGGCATTGCAGAAATAGCATCAAAATTAAACTGAATCCTATAAGCCTGACACATCTTAATTCCCGCAATCTTGGCAATGGCATACCACTCATTAGTAGGCTCCAACGGACCCGTCAACAAAGCGTTTTCCACTATAGGTTGTGGCGCAAATTTGGGATAAATACACGAAGAACCTAAAAATATAATCTTCTTAACGCCATTCTTAAAAGCCGAATCAATCACATTGGTCTGAATTTGAAGATTAATCGCAATAAAATCAGCAGGGTAAGTGTTGTTAGCATGAATGCCACCGACTTTCGCAGCTGCTAAAATCACATACTGTGGTTTGGCGGCGGAAAAGAACGATTCGACGTCGTTTTGGCGAGTGAGATCCAGCTCCGAGTGAGTTTTGAGGATTAGATTAGTAAAACCCAAGTTTTGGAGTTTGCGAACCACGGCGGATCCGACTAGTCCACGGTGGCCGGCGACGAAGATCTTGCCGGATTTGTCCAGTGTAGTTGAATCTGCAGAGAGAAGATAGAGAGATAAGTTAGGGTTTTGTCAATTAAAATAGATACAgattgtttgtgtgtgtatgtataccAGGGCCTCCCATTCCAGGCGTGTGGATCTGGGTAGAGTAATTGCAAGTACACTTGTTGGAGATGGATCGGTGGATATCACCACTGCTTGCCAGATACCGGTAAATAACACTACCGACGATACTATGCTCTCCGCTTATATATACTACCGataaaatattagatatttttaattactctCTCGGTCTCCTTCTAGTTGTCATATTTGGGTAGATGCCGgttaaattgaccaaaattttactaaaatttattaatatttttttaattgaaaaaataaaaaaatatgttaccgAAAAgaacttttaatctattttaagatgtaattttcagttttttaaaataatgaaagagcgactaataatctttggtcaaagattagtcaatttgatcaacaaaaatagaaatgtgacaactaaaatgagatGGTGGGATGGTGGGAGTATATCCGTGTATAATTATACGGTTAACAGATTAGGTGGGAGTATATCCGTGTATAATTATACGGTTAACAGATTAGTCGCTAGGCGCAAATTTtcgaattaaatattttttaaatataaaataattagattTCGATCCCTcctaactattaaaaaaaatcatattattgttAGTGTTATTAGAGAAGAAaaaccaatttcaataaatattgggttctaataattattttatattctaattGTCATCACagtcaaataaatttataaaatatattaaaattatcggATCATGTTAATGAAGTAAAGTAAGTGTATTAAAAAATGTAGTTTTGTGGAGAATAGTGGAGGCTTTTGATGATAACTATAATAAACGAGTAAAATTCAATGGAGACCCTGAATTAATCAAATACTTGAAGATCTTACATTATTCATTTACTTTTGATCTGATAAtccattttattttactttttaaatcaAATGAAAGGTATTAGAGAATGATTTAACTTGTATCTTACACCAATTACGTATTGAGCCAGCGGGATAATGTAGAACAATGTACGAGATGATTTTTTGATAATGCATAATATACTATTTTCTTTCTTGGATATTTTCATCCTTAACGACGGGGATGAAGATGAGTGTAGAGAACATTTTATTTCCGGTATATAGTTCGTTCTTTTTGATTATCGCTTTCAACAAAGTTTTCTTTTGCGCAAGACATTAAGCAAGATCAACAATCTCTTGTATATCCAccaatcatatattattatattaaaaatcattaactaaatatatttgtttaaaacaAGGTATGAATTTAACTAGAATTTGAGAACAaacaataattttgatatatatgttattaacatgGATGTGGATGAGAGTGCAAGACATTTTCTCATGCGAATGATGATGGTAAAGGTGAAGAGTGATGGTGGTATGGCTGAAACGAATAGAGTGGGTGAGACGGAGACgatgaaaaatatatagaaaattaCCGGATGTGATAAATCTTGatttaactttattttaatCTTGATAAATCATCTTTTCATCTCCAATActctaaataatataaatactccACAAAACTTCACTATAATAATCATAGTTgttgtttttaataaaacacTGTCGTTCTAACTTTTTGCTATTACCAATCTCTGtgctaaaagtcggtgattaatcacgattagtcaccgattaatccatattccgtagctcgccgaactgattaaatctccgattaatcactgattaatccgattaatctccgatcaattcaattaatcactgattaatccctgttccgtGACTTCACTGATTAAGGCCTCGTTTGGTCAGCAGGACTCAGAGTTACACAGTAACCGGAACTTACCTGGAACTAGGTTACCGCTTGCAGTTAATGTGTAACTTTAAAAACTGTGTTTGGTATctttgatttatatatgtacGCAGCTATGtaaattatgattatttatgtgatattaaattaataaatttgcacaaacatataaaataaaaattatttgatatataatattaattaaagttatataaattttaatataacgttaaaagaaaaatagtatatattgatatctataaataaataaaaaaattatttaaataagctaatatattaaatatataaataacattttaaattttataattaaataaattaattatataaaaatataaataaatataaatatattagtaatattataaaattaaaattgtatttatgtatatcatcaaaaacaacttattaaatataattagttataattatattaaaagaagtacaaactaaaattatgtaaacatgattttataaatatgacatacaaaaattgtgaaataaaattattataacaatTAGTATTGGAAGtaattgcaacatatataaaatattaagttaaaagTAAACTAAGATCaatgtatataaaatttcaaagaaAAAGATCAATGTATATAAACAggtaatattatatcaaaacaataatttatatataataattatattataaatagggaaagtttgaaaaatatattacaaatattgtGCGTTCACGCGGTAACTCAGAAAAACCACATTTGAGCAATGTAACTAGGTTACGATGTTTTGTCGTAACTTGAGATACTTGGGAAGTATGGGTTTGTATAACCAAACACTGTAATCTAGATGAGTTCCATGGAAGTGCAAGTTACTGTGTTGGGTTGCAGCGTACCAAACGAGACCTAAATCCGATTCCCACTTTTTATAACACTGTtatcaatattttatctttatttcatgatatttatatttttatcctTTTCCCGCAATTTTAACATGTGTTGTTGGTTTTTcggaaatttcaaaaattaaaaactcgTAGAACTATTATTTCATggtattaattttttgttaaacttttgtatttttattctaCTCCAACACTAATTTGTTGTTGGAGTGGATTCGAATTAGTAAAACCCTGTATTTGTCGCAAAAATTTGGCAGTTTATTTGGCCTTGACGGGTTCTAGTTTATTTATTCTCTGGCAGTGACAGTTTATAATAGTATCATCGTTTTCAAAACACAAAGTAAAATAGCAGAACTTAAATCCCCAAAAGCTTTCTCGTGTCTTTCTTTGTCCTTCTGTCATCCCCTTACTCCAGTATACATACAaactagaaaatatatatttatatatatttacagtaTATTTGACGGTGGGTTGCTTTCAATTCAACCATGGCAAATTCTTCAACTTCTAACCCAATTCTCTGCGCTTCCTTCAATCAAGATAACAGGTAATAAATCACTTTTCTATTTCTCTTTGACAGATTTTAATTTGGAGTTGAGTTGGGTGTTtctgttttttaaaattgtaaccCTCTTGTTAATTTTACTATGTATGAGATGAAAAGATTAACAAAGCTTTGATTTTTATTCAGCTGCTTTGCAATTGGAACGAGGGATGGCTTCAGATTATTTGATGCTAATACAGGGCGCCTCCTTTATGAAAGAGGTTCAAATTATTTGTTTGAGCATTAAATATACTTGTTTACTATCAAAATTTCTTTGTAAAAGACTCAAGGCAGCAATTACAAATCAAgcttgattttataaaaatttgtaaattataGGTTTGTGCCATTGCTCCGCAAAGAACACTCTTTATACAAGAACTACTGTAGAATCTAACCTAAAATTTCATTTATGTTCTAGTTGTAAATTAGTTAAGTTTTCAttgtgaataataatataatctagCAAGGACTTAACAACAAATTTGAATTAAAGGTAATATGATTTCTAAATTTCATTATTCAGGAATATGTATATTAGATTCTATGTTGTTTCTATGCAAGATTCTGTAATATTTTACTATAATAAACTTAGATGAGATTCAATGTTAGATTCGATATGTTAAGCTTAATTGTTGTTGGAAAAAGTGATTTTAATCTTACAAATCGTCTTTAtatgaaaaatgaagtgtttaTATATGGGTGTTCTTTATGGAGTGCAATCATATATGttgttaattttaaatttgataaatgagatGTTTTCTGACTGTGTTTATTTGGCAGATTACTGTGtataatattgattttataattactACATGGCTTtggtaaaaaaattaagagtGAATACATTTTGTTGTATGTGTTTCAGCTGTTGGGGCCTTTATAATTGTTGAGATGCTTTTCAGCTCAGATTTTCTTGCTATTGTTGGAGCTGGAGAACAAGTATGCTACTTTTATACTCCgagtttataaaaattaacctTGTGCTGTAACTGTACACTTTTCCTTCGTTACTAATTCTTCTGTAATTTGAACCTTGCAGCCCTCTTTATCGCCACGTCGTTTATGTTTGTTTAATACTACCACTGGAATGGCACTCCGAgaactaaattttttaacttcaaTTGTTTCCGTTCATTTAAATAGAAAAAggtaataatttgtatatttgcACCATCAACATCAATACAATTAACTGTTTGGTTTGCTGATCATGATGAGGTTTAGattattatatacattatgGCATACACTCGTATTTAAGGaactatcaaaaatatcaaCAGTGTAGCTAATATACGTTGGATTTGAGGGTCGTGATCATTTGAAGTTCCATACTTTGGGTCTtgcttatcaatttttttttgtatgcaTTGCGTGCTTCTTCTTTCTCTCCATATACAAGTTCAAATTAATACTTGGCAAATGTTACCATGCTTCTGATTCAGATAGTGCTAATGTGTGGCTCATCATCTAGTATAGCTTACCATGCTACTAAATGTATGTTATATGCCTTCACACTAATCGTGTTATGCATGATTCTTGGTTTGATGCTCTACCAAAAACTTCAACAAACAAACTTTCCCATAGTGCAGTTTGTTGGCATTAACATCAAAATAAAAGGAATAGCAGGGCTCTAATGCAGCTTTTTGACATTAGATCCTAATCCGTTATATTTCTGCAATCTTAGAGTGCTAATCCACATTTTCCATTAAAATATGGAATGTGTTCAGTAAGCACTCTAGACCTTCTAGACGAAAAAGATTTAgtcaatttcaaatatttaatatatgtatatgctgATGATGCATGCAGGCTAATTGTAGTTCTACAGGAGAACACGTACATATATGACATAAACAGTCTAGCTATCTTGGACACAATTGACACGGTACCAAATTTTAAAGGTAACTTGGTTTACAGTTTACTTGATTGTATGCATAATGTGTAGTGTAGGGACTCTTTACTGGACtgatctattatatttttctctttCTCTGTGTGTACTATTTTATAATtcacaataataacataaagcCACTTAGTCATATCTTTAAACTCTCCAAAGGATTCACTCACAAGTGGATAAGCCCCTTAAAACTTGATATATTGTTTATGTGTGATCCCGTTAATAGAATTATTTTCTGTTCCAAAATCTAAGCTTACTCACAGTGGTTTTGAGGCAATAGAGAAAGGAcgcgagata
This genomic window from Daucus carota subsp. sativus chromosome 7, DH1 v3.0, whole genome shotgun sequence contains:
- the LOC108196774 gene encoding GDP-L-fucose synthase 1 translates to MGGPDSTTLDKSGKIFVAGHRGLVGSAVVRKLQNLGFTNLILKTHSELDLTRQNDVESFFSAAKPQYVILAAAKVGGIHANNTYPADFIAINLQIQTNVIDSAFKNGVKKIIFLGSSCIYPKFAPQPIVENALLTGPLEPTNEWYAIAKIAGIKMCQAYRIQFNFDAISAMPTNLYGPNDNFHPENSHVLPALMRRFHEAKVRGDKEVVVWGTGSPLREFLHVDDLADAVVFLLDKYSGLEHVNVGSGKEVTIKELAELVKDVVGFKGDLVWDSSKPDGTPRKLMDSSKLAQLGWVPKVSLHDGLVDTYKWYLENVKQ